In Fragaria vesca subsp. vesca linkage group LG5, FraVesHawaii_1.0, whole genome shotgun sequence, the genomic stretch AGATATACAGACGTACGTTTAGGGTCACCATCCTCATCCTCTCTTGTCCTTCGATCGTATGTTGTAATTACTTTGAGGACATAACCATAACATTTGTAACCCTAAACAGGAGGGCATGCATAGTTCACATGATTGTTGTCAAATTTATAATTATGAATTTATAATGATTATGATTTTTTTTTTTGTCGAGTTTCAATAATTAGAGCAAGATCAAATTTGAACTTAGACCAACATGGACTTTATCATAGAAAATTTGATAATCTATCATTGAATTGAATACTAATTGATACATATGTTTATTAATTATTGTCATGTTGATATAATTTAATCGTTTGAAGTAAGTGATATACAATATAATTAGAAACGAAAGACGAATCTCTGAATCCCGAAGAAACAGCATTTGGGAAGAGGTAATATCTACAAATTGCTCCCGACTCCAGAATGATAGTTCACTCGACTATCATTTTTTTGTAACAAAAAAAAAAGACGAGTCACAAATCTATGGAGATGAAAAATTAGTTGTTTTTATGTTGTTTTTAGATCCATTTATTTCATTAATTTGAATATCTCTATCAACAAATGGATTAGTTCATATGGCCATGCAAATTATATTGTCTCAAAATTGGCATGTGATGGAATAATCCCTTTTTTGAAATGAATGGAATAATCCCTTATATGGAATTCTTATTCACAATACATGGAAGCCTAGCTAGGAATGGAATTGAAAAATGCTTATCAAGGATCTTACTAGCTACATGAACTTGACAATATTAAATGGAACACTATCTTTGTATCTTCACCCATTACTATTTATAATATCTTCTAATAATTAGGAAATCACAATCACAATCACAAAGTAAGAGCAATTATTTTCAAAACTGTGCACGACCAAAACGCTCCATCTAATTATACTTGTATCAGTCAAACTCCTTTCCATTTGTTTATGTGTTTCTCGTACCAAATATCCCTTTAAAGTGTGTTATTTTCGTTTTATATTCGTCCCTTTTCAAAAGAGAATGCATTATTGCTAGAAATCTCGTTAGCACTAGATTAAGTTGTGTGGGAATTTTGATACTAATTCTTTGGTGTTGGTGACTATGAAGTTAACGTTTTCTCTAAAATTTGATCTTTTGCTTTGATGTTGTGGAATGTTCTTCCCTTCTTTCAAGGTTAATGACCAAATTAGCAGCTTTTCTTCTTTCGGCGCTTTGAAACAAAAGCATCGATCAACAAAGACAGCATATCTGTTATAATCTAATTGTTAATTTGCTAGACGTGATGCACTAAATGATGTTTAATTATAAAGTAAATGTCTATTTAGTACTAATTTTAGAAAGTTTTGGCCCGGTCTAATGAAAATAAGATTTCATTACCCATTCAAACTGTTACTTGGTAAAATACATTTATACCCTTATACTCATTCTCTCTCTTCTCCTCTCATTTTCCATCAAATCTGTTTCTCTCTCTCTCTTCTTTCCTTTTCGATAATATATATATATATATATATATATATCTCTCTCTCTCTCNNNNNNNNNNNNNNNNNNNNTAGTAAACTTCATTTTTTCGCATCTAAGTTGATTTTTCTCCTTTTCAATGTGAATTATGGCATTGGAGCTACTGTTTTGTAAGTTTACTACCCCCAGTAAAAGTTTACTAGGGGTAGTAAACTTCATTTTTTCGCATCTAAGTTGATTTTTCTCATTTTCAATGTGAATTATGGCATTTGGAGCTACTGTTTTGCAAGTTTACTGCCCCAGTAAAAGTTTACTAGGGGTAGTAAACTTTATTTTTTCGCATCTAAGTTTATTTTTTCTCTTTTTTCAATGTGAATTATGGCATTAGAGCTACTGTTTTGCAAGTTTACTACCCCCAGTAAAAGTTTACTAGGGGTAGTAAACTTCCGGCAAGATCCGGTGGGTTCTAGTGACATTTTTTTCAAAAAAATCCAATGAGACTCCGGCGTCTCCGGTGATTTTCCGATCACCATCAATTTTCCGACGACCGGTGACCGGAATCCGGCGGCCAGTGTCCGGTGACGGGAATCAGGCAACCGGTGTTCGGCGACCGGAATCCGGTGACCGACGACCGGCGCTGGTGTCCGGTGTGCTTCCGGGAAAGTCTTCCCTTCTTTTTTTCTTTTTTTCTCTTTAAATAAAGGTTAAGGGTAAAAAAGTCTTTTAAAATATCATTTTATTATATTTTAATAAAGATTTGTGTATTTAGGCTTAAAATAAGTACCTTGTATTCAAATGGGTTAATAAAAAAGATTATCATTGAAATGGGGTTTGACTTTTTCTATTTTGTGCAAATGGTATTTTTCCCTTAATTATACGACTATTCAAGACATGATATCGATCATCTTTCAAGCAATTAAAAATAAACTTTTCTTTGATTCCATGCATCGATCGATCTTCCTGGACCATCGTCTTTGTAATTGATGTGCAATATATACAGATTGGTCTTTCAAATGTGACTCGTAATGGTAGGATTAGTGTAATTAACATGGAACAACATAAGTGTGTTTGAGGGATCCGGTCGAAGGTTAATTTGATGATAGCTTCATATTCATGAGCTCGATCAAAATCCTAAATTGATGAATATATATAACGGATGAAAAACAAATTAGTGGGACTATGTCGATACGATTACGAATGGGCAAACGAGATTTAACCACTTCCTATATGCATATCAAAGCTCTTTAAATACCAATCAAAAGCTAATCAATATGCCTATTTTCTTGAATCACAATGAACCTCACAAATTAGAGTAACGTTAAGTAAACTACCTTTTAGAATATCACCTAAAGTCCATCTTACGTGACAGCTGATGTGGACTAACCATGTCATCAAATCATAATTTCTGTTTTTTTTTATGTTTCTATTTTTCTTAATAACGATTTTTTTTTTTTTAACTTTTCTTGACTTTATCAAATTTTTTAAGTCCTACTTTTTAGATTGTTGATCAAATCTGATCTTATTGCGCGATGATTTTGATTCAACAGTCGACGTTGTCGATCACATCCATTCTCACCTTCTCGATCAGCTCCTCTTCGATTCATCAACACCTTCTCAATTTTCCCATTTATTCTTGAGTTTGAAATGAAAACTATCATATTTAAGAATTAGGGTTTAGGGGGAGGAGTGAATTTGTTTTATAGAAGTTTCTTCTGTCATCAAATATCTTTAACCTCCATTCCATGCTTACTTTCTTGATCTTATTGTCTATTGAGAAGATTAGAGACGTCCAGTTAAAGAGGAGGCCAGTGAGAGCTAGCTACGGTTGAGACTTGAGAGGACATGGGTGAAGAGAGAGATGAAAAGAATGTCTTGTGAAGACGTCGCAGTTAAGATCATATATAAACCAAAATAATAGGATCTAAAAGATTGCTGAAGTTGAAATGGCTAGGAAAAAAATAATGTTCCTCCGTCTAGTTCGTCATGAAGGCTTTTGATTTTAGGGTTATTATCATTTTTGATTAAATTATTGATCAAGATTCCCTAATATCAGGTGAAGGTTGATTAGAGTAAAGCAATAATGATACAATGAATTGATATATGATTAACCCTAGGTGCAGGCTTGCAGCAAAGATCGATATTGGGTGCAGTTGTGGCTCTTAAGATCTTTCTGCATATGGTTTCCTTTATTGAGTCCATTCTTTGCATTTCTTCTTATTTTAATTAATCTTTAAGATTGATTCAATAGAGTTAAAAAGAAAAACAAACTAAGAATTTGGTGATTCATAATATGAAAATATAAAAATTATGAATTAATGATGTGGTTATGTCACATCAGCTGCCACTTAAGATGCGTTTTAGATGGTTCACCAAAAGATGATTCATCTAGCATTATTGCACAAATTAATCCCCAAACTCAATTAGAAAATATAAGTGAATTTATTGCTAACTGAGTAACTGGTTATACAAGTATAACAAACCTTTAATCTCAACAAAAGTGATTCAAATGTGCGTATTTGTTTTTTAAATTAATTTCTTCCATTATCTCAACTTTATAGTATAATCTTTGATCAATTGAAATGTCATGGTACCGGTATCAATACTTGTATTGCCAAAGTACAGACACTACACTAGAGAGAAAATGGAAGACAATGTTATTTTCTATTATAAGTTTAACATCGATTTTAATAGTAGAGATCCAGCCATATTTCATTATTTTCACTCTCACATGATCTGAATGAAACCGCAAACATACACACTGCATGACTTAAATAAACACTTAATTTTTAAGAGCATAAGATAAAATACCAATCGGACTTTCATTAATTTTTTTCTCCAAGACAACAGGATATTACGGGTGCACAAATCAAATTATTGGGTGCGTCCAAAATGTTAATCAGGCCCAATAATGAAAAAGCGGTGGAAGTTATCACACACTTTTCTCTCGGTCATCGTCTCACTCCTCTGACCCAAACAAATTCAAAAACTCTCGCTCTCTCACTCACTCAATTCTCCGGCGATGGACTCCAAGCCAGAAGATTCCGTACGGTCGAAGATACAGTCGCAAAGGATGGCCTGCGACAGAGAGATTCGGACTCATCTCCACAAGACCGACGCTGCCACGGCCGCGCTTCACGACTCTCTCGCTTCGATCCGCGCCAAAGTTCGAGAAACCGTCCAATGCCAAGGTCCGGTCTTTCTTTTTCGCTTTTAACTCCTTACATCGTCTTCTTCAAATTTGATGTTTTCGCCTAATGGATTGTGACTGTACCGATTCGCTGTGAAATTAGGGTTTTTGGGGAATGGTGTAAAGATATGAATTGAGGTGAATTTTGTTTTGTTTGGAATCTAGGGAGACTCGGAGAGGCGAAAGCGAAACTGAGAGAAGCCGAGGAGGAATTGTTCAAGGCCCTAGCTGGTAAAATTTCTGTGCCGCCTGCATTTATTGAATGGAATTAGAAATTACCTCGGTGGTAAAAATGAAATTGAAATTTCGAACTGGATTATTCCGGTTTTTACTTCAATTGGCTGAAATCTTGGGTTTTTTTTATTATGTTAGTGTGATTTATTTTGGTGGATATATGTTTGATTGGTTTGTAGCAAAGACTCGTAAAGAGGCCAAGCGGATGGCAATGATGGATGCAATTTCTGCTAGGAAGGCTAGGATCGACCAACTTAAGAGAGTGGTGCAGGATCAGAGGGCTAAGAGGGATGAGTATGCTGCAATTCTGAAACAGCAATTTTCTGGTACTTTCCTCTTGACAGGTTTAGTGCATTGGATTTAGTCTATATCACTGTCGAATAATGGTCAATGCGTATTCTTTTGTTATTATTCGATGGCATTCTGGCTTTTTTTAATGGATGGTGACTCTTTGAGAAATGTATACTTGTGTTTACAACATTATTTGCCCAGTCTTCTCTGTGTACTTATGAAAGCTTTTTAACATTGGCAGAATCTGAAGATAGGTCTGTGGAAGACAGTAAAGAAGAAATAGAAGAGGCCATATCATGGTATAATGAGGTCCTTGGTTTCCATGTTGAAGGCGGACAAGGTAATTGAAGTCTTTTACTTGTGCCAGCTTTATCATGTAAATATCATGAAAAATGACTTGAAACCTTCTTTTTCCAGGGGTGAGATTCAAGTTCAAGAATGTTAACTCGAAAAATCCAGATGAGGAATTCTCCTTCACTGTTAGGCTCGCAAATGATGTGTACACCTGTAAGCATTTTACTTCTATAGGTTATTGTCTGATATCCATTTTTTCTAATGATGTGCATGTTAACCTTCCCCATATTCAATTCGTTTAATCCTCAGTGTTAGATTGCGATCCACACTTGAATGAGATCAAAGAGTTGTTAGACGAATTGAACAGAACCAATGGATTATTTAAATTTGTCAGAGATATGAGACATAGGTTTCAAGAAGCTGCTTCTCAAGGTACTAATTCTCTCTTCTAATTTACCCAAAAATCCTGAATGATGGAAATCTAACACTGCCTGATAATCGTCCTCTCTTATGTATGCTAGCGGTTTTTGCAGCTTTAGTATTTGATCCCAAAAAACCAAAATGTTTACATCAACTGCAGATGACATTTGGGAGAAATATTGATACTCTTATACCATTGTTTCTGATATAAATGTGTTCATTATGATTCAACAGGACTACCAATAGTTCTGCATCAAGAGTATTCAACAATTTCTGGGTCTGCTCCAGCTTTGTCAGTGTCAACAGGAAGTGAATCTATTGCCAAGAGTCATGAGCAACTCCAAGTTCAACATGAAAAACCTGATAGACAAGTCAAGCAATTTAGCCCTGTAAAGGGGAGTAAATCACAAAATCTATCTTCTGGGTCTTTAATGTATCGTCGTCGCTCTCCTTGTTATAAGGTATTTCTTTTTCCTTTCACTACTTGTTTCAGTTGTTTGGATCCCTGTGGTGCTGAAACCTTTTGATTCACACCATTGAAAAACCATGACAGGTCAGCAAATGAAGATGCAGTACAGACTGTTTTTCATTTTAACGCGAGTAAATAGCCTAACTGACAGAAAGAAAGAGCTTCATGGAATTAAGTTTTGCAAATTAACATGACAGCATCACCTTTGTTGCTGGTTTAATTTGCTTACCCAGTTTGTTTTGAAATGATAAGCTGATGTGATGGAATGTAGGGCATATCATGTCATTTATCATGTAAGCTATTTTCATTGTAGATGCTCTGCATTTAGGAAAGAACGTTGAACTCCGATCTTGTGGTAGTATGCTGAAAATGACTTGTTTTTGTATGATACTATGAAAGAGCTTCTACCAATGTTAGAAGGGTGTTTCTGGCTGAGCCACTGTTAACAGATTTAGATTTTTAGCCAACTTGTACCGAAATGGTGCATAATTGTCTTTCTCATTCCCAATGTATCTCAATCAAAATAGATCCAGATGCGACTCAGGATGGCTCTTTAGCCTCCTCCCTGGTAAACAGCCACACAGTGGGCTCAGTACGTACGCCTGCAAATGACCTCGCTGAGGCGCTGCTCCCTGGTAAGTAAATATCTACGCGCAGAAAGTTCTATTATGAACACGAGTGAGAATGAAATCCAAGCCTTTCTATCTGCAACACGAGAATTTAAATGTGAAAATTCGTTCATTAGATTTGCATCTCTCGTGACTTGACAAGAAATTTATTAGTTGAAATCTCACCATATGCATGATAGATGACCAACATATATTTGGAATGAACAATATATAGGTTTATATAATACGCTCAAATGCTTCATAACAATTACAGTTGAAGTATACTAACAACTAAGATATTGGAAGAAACTAGTAAGATATGATGAATGAGCTCCGACGAAACAGTGGTATATATAAGAGAATATATAATTAATTAAAGCTTATAACTAGTTAGCAGAACTGCAGTTTATTTAGATCTATTATCAATATTACGATGATTAGGAAACCAAGTATCCGCGGTCACCATATATTAGAACGAGAAATAAAAAATAACTGAAGTAAGAAATTATATGTGTGGATTGATCCTCCAATTGCGAAAAACGAATGCAAATGTTTTAATTTGAATAAGCACTAAAAATATCAAAGCATATATAAGTAAAATTGAAGTTTGTAAGAATGAAGGAAATATTTTCAGTTATACTAGGATG encodes the following:
- the LOC101310992 gene encoding uncharacterized protein LOC101310992 is translated as MDSKPEDSVRSKIQSQRMACDREIRTHLHKTDAATAALHDSLASIRAKVRETVQCQGRLGEAKAKLREAEEELFKALAAKTRKEAKRMAMMDAISARKARIDQLKRVVQDQRAKRDEYAAILKQQFSESEDRSVEDSKEEIEEAISWYNEVLGFHVEGGQGVRFKFKNVNSKNPDEEFSFTVRLANDVYTLLDCDPHLNEIKELLDELNRTNGLFKFVRDMRHRFQEAASQGLPIVLHQEYSTISGSAPALSVSTGSESIAKSHEQLQVQHEKPDRQVKQFSPVKGSKSQNLSSGSLMYRRRSPCYKVSK